A single genomic interval of Rhododendron vialii isolate Sample 1 chromosome 3a, ASM3025357v1 harbors:
- the LOC131318477 gene encoding FH protein interacting protein FIP2 isoform X2, whose protein sequence is MTMRMHFEVCSSLVRLSIGGKKFCTTVGTLTQREPDSMLAAMFSGRHTLCQDSEKGYVFVDRDGKHFRHILNWLRDGVVPTLEDNEYSELLREAEYYQLLGLIEGINAALDKRKENEELDSELTRTDIIKCIQSEKVRFRGVNLSGLDLSKLDLSYVDFSYACLKNVFFSRANLQCAKFRDVDAEGSIFHNATLRECEFTGANLRGALLAGANLQSANLQDACLTDCSFCGADLRSAHLQSADLTNANLEGANLEGANLKGAKLSNANLKGANLQRAYLRHVNLRETQLEGARLDGANLLGAIR, encoded by the exons GGGGGAAGAAGTTTTGCACGACAGTGGGTACCTTAACTCAAAGGGAGCCTGATTCAATGCTTGCTGCGATGTTCAGTGGCCGTCACACTCTATGCCAAGACTCGGAGAAG GGGTATGTCTTTGTCGATAGGGATGGTAAACATTTTCGGCATATTTTAAACTGGTTGAGGGATGGTGTTGTTCCCACTTTGGAAGATAATGAATATTCAGAGCTTCTTCGGGAAGCAGAATACTATCAGCTTCTT GGACTGATAGAAGGAATCAATGCTGCTTTGGATAAGAGGAAAGAGAATGAGGAGTTGGATTCTGAATTGACACGTACTGATATCATCAAATGCATTCAGTCTGAAAAAGTCAGGTTTCGAGGAGTGAACCTTTCTGGCCTTGATCTTTCTAAGCTG GACCTTTCTTATGTGGACTTCAGTTATGCATGCCTTAAAAATGTATTCTTCTCACGTGCAAACCTTCAGTGTGCAAAATTTCGG GATGTTGATGCTGAGGGTTCCATTTTCCACAATGCAACTTTGCGCGA ATGTGAATTCACAGGAGCAAATCTTCGTGGAGCTTTATTAGCTGGAGCTAATCTTCAGAGCGCAAACTTACAAG ATGCTTGTTTAACAGATTGTAGTTTCTGCGGGGCAGACCTGCGTTCTGCACACCTACAG agtgCAGATCTTACTAATGCAAACTTGGAAGGAGCTAATCTAGAAGGGGCCAACTTAAAG GGTGCAAAATTGAGTAATGCAAATTTGAAGGGTGCCAACCTTCAACGAGCTTATCTACGACATGTCAATCTTCGTGAAACA CAATTGGAAGGTGCGAGGCTTGATGGTGCCAATTTGCTCGGAGCGATCAGATAA
- the LOC131318477 gene encoding FH protein interacting protein FIP2 isoform X1, whose product MTMRMHFEVCSSLVRLSIGGKKFCTTVGTLTQREPDSMLAAMFSGRHTLCQDSEKGYVFVDRDGKHFRHILNWLRDGVVPTLEDNEYSELLREAEYYQLLGLIEGINAALDKRKENEELDSELTRTDIIKCIQSEKVRFRGVNLSGLDLSKLDLSYVDFSYACLKNVFFSRANLQCAKFRDVDAEGSIFHNATLRECEFTGANLRGALLAGANLQSANLQDACLTDCSFCGADLRSAHLQSADLTNANLEGANLEGANLKGAKLSNANLKGANLQRAYLRHVNLRETVSTYETISRDEFICLLQNLIASLAAIAY is encoded by the exons GGGGGAAGAAGTTTTGCACGACAGTGGGTACCTTAACTCAAAGGGAGCCTGATTCAATGCTTGCTGCGATGTTCAGTGGCCGTCACACTCTATGCCAAGACTCGGAGAAG GGGTATGTCTTTGTCGATAGGGATGGTAAACATTTTCGGCATATTTTAAACTGGTTGAGGGATGGTGTTGTTCCCACTTTGGAAGATAATGAATATTCAGAGCTTCTTCGGGAAGCAGAATACTATCAGCTTCTT GGACTGATAGAAGGAATCAATGCTGCTTTGGATAAGAGGAAAGAGAATGAGGAGTTGGATTCTGAATTGACACGTACTGATATCATCAAATGCATTCAGTCTGAAAAAGTCAGGTTTCGAGGAGTGAACCTTTCTGGCCTTGATCTTTCTAAGCTG GACCTTTCTTATGTGGACTTCAGTTATGCATGCCTTAAAAATGTATTCTTCTCACGTGCAAACCTTCAGTGTGCAAAATTTCGG GATGTTGATGCTGAGGGTTCCATTTTCCACAATGCAACTTTGCGCGA ATGTGAATTCACAGGAGCAAATCTTCGTGGAGCTTTATTAGCTGGAGCTAATCTTCAGAGCGCAAACTTACAAG ATGCTTGTTTAACAGATTGTAGTTTCTGCGGGGCAGACCTGCGTTCTGCACACCTACAG agtgCAGATCTTACTAATGCAAACTTGGAAGGAGCTAATCTAGAAGGGGCCAACTTAAAG GGTGCAAAATTGAGTAATGCAAATTTGAAGGGTGCCAACCTTCAACGAGCTTATCTACGACATGTCAATCTTCGTGAAACAGTGAGTACATATGAAACTATTTCCCGTGATGAATTTATTTGTCTTTTACAAAATCTGATCGCATCACTTGCAGCCATTGCGTATTAA
- the LOC131318477 gene encoding FH protein interacting protein FIP2 isoform X3, with product MTMRMHFEVCSSLVRLSIGGKKFCTTVGTLTQREPDSMLAAMFSGRHTLCQDSEKGLIEGINAALDKRKENEELDSELTRTDIIKCIQSEKVRFRGVNLSGLDLSKLDLSYVDFSYACLKNVFFSRANLQCAKFRDVDAEGSIFHNATLRECEFTGANLRGALLAGANLQSANLQDACLTDCSFCGADLRSAHLQSADLTNANLEGANLEGANLKGAKLSNANLKGANLQRAYLRHVNLRETVSTYETISRDEFICLLQNLIASLAAIAY from the exons GGGGGAAGAAGTTTTGCACGACAGTGGGTACCTTAACTCAAAGGGAGCCTGATTCAATGCTTGCTGCGATGTTCAGTGGCCGTCACACTCTATGCCAAGACTCGGAGAAG GGACTGATAGAAGGAATCAATGCTGCTTTGGATAAGAGGAAAGAGAATGAGGAGTTGGATTCTGAATTGACACGTACTGATATCATCAAATGCATTCAGTCTGAAAAAGTCAGGTTTCGAGGAGTGAACCTTTCTGGCCTTGATCTTTCTAAGCTG GACCTTTCTTATGTGGACTTCAGTTATGCATGCCTTAAAAATGTATTCTTCTCACGTGCAAACCTTCAGTGTGCAAAATTTCGG GATGTTGATGCTGAGGGTTCCATTTTCCACAATGCAACTTTGCGCGA ATGTGAATTCACAGGAGCAAATCTTCGTGGAGCTTTATTAGCTGGAGCTAATCTTCAGAGCGCAAACTTACAAG ATGCTTGTTTAACAGATTGTAGTTTCTGCGGGGCAGACCTGCGTTCTGCACACCTACAG agtgCAGATCTTACTAATGCAAACTTGGAAGGAGCTAATCTAGAAGGGGCCAACTTAAAG GGTGCAAAATTGAGTAATGCAAATTTGAAGGGTGCCAACCTTCAACGAGCTTATCTACGACATGTCAATCTTCGTGAAACAGTGAGTACATATGAAACTATTTCCCGTGATGAATTTATTTGTCTTTTACAAAATCTGATCGCATCACTTGCAGCCATTGCGTATTAA